One Equus caballus isolate H_3958 breed thoroughbred chromosome 17, TB-T2T, whole genome shotgun sequence DNA window includes the following coding sequences:
- the LOC100050287 gene encoding transcription elongation factor A protein-like 8 — MQKSCEENEGKPQNMPKAEEDRPSEDVPQEAEGNPQPSEEGVSQEAEGNLRGGLIQPGQGLKEDTPVRHLDPEEMIRGVDELERLIEELRRVRNKFVMMLWKQRHSRSRPYPVCFRP, encoded by the coding sequence atgcaaaagtcttgtgaagaaaatgaaggaaaaccaCAGAACATGCCAAAGGCTGAGGAAGACCGCCCTTCGGAAGATGTACCacaggaggcagaaggaaatcCTCAACCTTCCGAAGAAGGTGTAAgccaggaggcagaaggaaacCTTAGAGGAGGGCTGATTCAACCTGGCCAGGGACTTAAAGAGGACACTCCCGTTAGGCATTTGGACCCTGAAGAAATGATTAGAGGAGTAGATGAGTTGGAAAGGCTTATAGAAGAGTTAAGAAGAGTAAGAAACAAATTTGTGATGATGCTTTGGAAGCAAAGACATTCACGCAGCCGTCCTTATCCTGTGTGCTTTAGGCCTTGA